The following proteins are co-located in the Papaver somniferum cultivar HN1 unplaced genomic scaffold, ASM357369v1 unplaced-scaffold_128, whole genome shotgun sequence genome:
- the LOC113331835 gene encoding uncharacterized protein LOC113331835 isoform X2 — protein MSQLVMLLSGKGIKGCRADFGLIHGVVAAEEMALILACSWVGEMNLSRVLFISDCLQLMDLVNQGKGDIDWRSQDLVEDCRISFPSCVNSRIVFIKRSKNKITDRLARRAKKFSLKNTWNSSPHFLQSIMREEPLTDICNDILF, from the exons ATGTCTCAACTGGTGATGCTACTTTCTGGAAAAGG GATAAAAGGTTGTAGAGCGGATTTTGGTTTGATTCATGGTGTTGTTGCGGCTGAGGAAATGGCCCTAATTTTGGCTTGCTCTTGGGTGGGTGAGATGAATCTCTCCAGAGTCCTCTTCATCAGTGACTGTCTTCAGTTAATGGATCTGGTTAATCAAGGCAAGGGTGATATTGACTGGAGAAGTCAAGACTTAGTAGAAGATTGTCGGATTTCTTTTCCTAGTTGTGTGAACTCTAGGATAGTTTTTATTAAGCGTTCTAAGAATAAGATAACTGATCGACTTGCACGTCGAGCTAAGAAATTCAGCTTGAAAAATACTTGGAATTCTTCTCCTCATTTCTTGCAATCTATCATGAGGGAAGAACCCTTAACGGATATTTGTAATGACATTTTGTTTTAA
- the LOC113331835 gene encoding uncharacterized protein LOC113331835 isoform X3 codes for MDLERIKGCRADFGLIHGVVAAEEMALILACSWVGEMNLSRVLFISDCLQLMDLVNQGKGDIDWRSQDLVEDCRISFPSCVNSRIVFIKRSKNKITDRLARRAKKFSLKNTWNSSPHFLQSIMREEPLTDICNDILF; via the coding sequence GATAAAAGGTTGTAGAGCGGATTTTGGTTTGATTCATGGTGTTGTTGCGGCTGAGGAAATGGCCCTAATTTTGGCTTGCTCTTGGGTGGGTGAGATGAATCTCTCCAGAGTCCTCTTCATCAGTGACTGTCTTCAGTTAATGGATCTGGTTAATCAAGGCAAGGGTGATATTGACTGGAGAAGTCAAGACTTAGTAGAAGATTGTCGGATTTCTTTTCCTAGTTGTGTGAACTCTAGGATAGTTTTTATTAAGCGTTCTAAGAATAAGATAACTGATCGACTTGCACGTCGAGCTAAGAAATTCAGCTTGAAAAATACTTGGAATTCTTCTCCTCATTTCTTGCAATCTATCATGAGGGAAGAACCCTTAACGGATATTTGTAATGACATTTTGTTTTAA